One Corynebacterium uterequi DNA segment encodes these proteins:
- a CDS encoding metallophosphoesterase family protein, giving the protein MSRRGLALTTVTLLSLPLVSCAGANIAATAASSSGASESSSAAESPTSTATVAPVSGRTEGLLTDPFLQLPGDQQVNVAWFTETEGAAHAVLTGDIDALDAAAARKAVDAGVDGVNVFAADTMKLSRMFEDAKSFVESPPAESEGIVARDVFRHEATVTGLDKTDDTPYRVVSIDGDDVALSEVFTANDEYTSDEDLTMLLTSDHQQKDHSPANLQWAVETIGGIDVALVAGDLINVPDRASEWFDDSRGLAYFEGMQGNANYTATNGETYHGGEILQNAHSYPVIGNHEVMGRIDGQTSLDSVFNNPVPRKVAEAEYEKVAQEVNPGNSPEVKDKWIEDNSFSTTSYEEIFSLPESAPGGEKYYATTIGNTRLISLYSTRIWRSEDAEPDPAKREKHSRYQDAAASIGKPLERGYGDFVFEDIAVGSQQYDWLKKELTSKETSAAEHVIVMLHESPVSNGKNVMPHFGNPVVTEEKDDAGKVIGYRYDYPEEGNILLTSLLPLVDAKDSPVDLVFNGHSHLWNRFQSDNGVNFLETSNVGNSYGFYGPLSTDGSNKDGKRNQPPAPWTPENVLEQGNPAGLEAITPTENPLKSLADSSQDAPFVASNDYSVFTSFDTATGEVTSWIFDGTTPGAKPEKLDVFTLAD; this is encoded by the coding sequence ATGTCCCGCCGCGGTCTTGCTCTCACCACCGTTACCCTGCTCAGTTTGCCCCTCGTGTCCTGCGCCGGCGCTAACATCGCCGCCACCGCCGCCTCGTCATCTGGCGCGTCGGAGTCCTCCTCCGCCGCCGAGTCTCCCACCTCCACCGCCACCGTTGCCCCGGTCTCCGGGCGCACCGAGGGCCTGCTGACGGACCCCTTCCTCCAGCTTCCCGGCGATCAGCAGGTCAACGTCGCCTGGTTCACCGAAACCGAGGGCGCCGCGCACGCCGTCCTCACCGGCGACATCGACGCCCTTGACGCCGCCGCTGCCCGAAAGGCCGTGGACGCAGGCGTCGACGGTGTCAATGTCTTCGCCGCCGACACGATGAAGCTGTCTCGCATGTTTGAGGACGCAAAGTCTTTCGTTGAATCCCCACCGGCGGAGAGCGAGGGCATCGTCGCCCGCGACGTATTCCGCCACGAGGCAACCGTCACCGGTCTGGACAAGACCGACGACACCCCGTACCGCGTCGTGTCCATCGACGGCGACGACGTCGCCTTGTCCGAGGTGTTCACCGCCAACGATGAATACACCTCCGACGAGGACCTCACCATGCTGCTCACCTCGGACCACCAGCAGAAGGACCACTCCCCCGCCAACCTTCAGTGGGCGGTGGAGACCATCGGCGGCATTGACGTCGCCCTCGTCGCCGGTGACCTCATTAACGTTCCCGATCGCGCCTCCGAGTGGTTCGACGATTCCCGCGGCCTCGCCTACTTCGAGGGCATGCAGGGCAACGCCAACTACACCGCCACCAATGGCGAGACCTACCACGGCGGCGAGATCCTCCAAAACGCCCACTCCTACCCGGTCATCGGTAATCACGAGGTCATGGGACGTATCGACGGGCAAACCTCGCTGGACAGCGTCTTCAACAATCCGGTGCCGCGGAAGGTCGCCGAGGCCGAGTACGAGAAGGTCGCCCAGGAGGTCAACCCGGGCAACTCACCGGAGGTCAAGGACAAGTGGATCGAGGACAACTCCTTTTCCACCACGTCCTACGAGGAGATCTTCTCCTTGCCCGAATCCGCGCCCGGCGGCGAGAAGTATTACGCCACCACCATCGGCAACACCCGCCTGATCTCGCTGTATTCCACCCGTATCTGGCGCTCGGAGGACGCCGAGCCGGATCCCGCCAAGCGGGAGAAGCACTCCCGCTACCAGGACGCCGCCGCCTCCATCGGCAAGCCACTGGAGCGGGGCTACGGTGACTTCGTCTTTGAGGACATCGCCGTCGGCTCGCAGCAGTACGACTGGTTGAAGAAGGAACTGACCAGTAAGGAGACGTCGGCCGCTGAACACGTCATCGTCATGCTCCACGAGTCCCCGGTGTCCAACGGCAAGAACGTCATGCCCCACTTCGGAAACCCGGTTGTCACCGAGGAGAAGGACGACGCCGGCAAGGTCATCGGCTACCGCTACGACTACCCGGAGGAAGGCAACATCCTGCTGACCTCCCTGCTGCCGCTCGTCGACGCCAAGGACTCCCCCGTGGACCTAGTCTTCAACGGCCACTCTCACCTGTGGAACCGCTTCCAGTCCGACAATGGGGTCAACTTCCTGGAGACCTCCAACGTCGGTAACTCCTACGGCTTCTACGGCCCGCTGTCCACCGACGGCAGCAATAAGGACGGAAAGCGCAATCAGCCGCCGGCGCCGTGGACCCCGGAAAACGTCCTTGAGCAGGGTAACCCGGCGGGTCTGGAGGCCATCACCCCGACGGAGAATCCGCTGAAGTCGCTTGCCGACTCCTCCCAGGACGCCCCCTTCGTGGCCTCTAACGACTACTCCGTCTTCACGTCCTTCGACACCGCCACCGGAGAAGTGACCTCCTGGATCTTCGACGGCACCACCCCGGGCGCGAAGCCGGAGAAGCTGGACGTGTTCACGCTGGCTGATTAG
- the eno gene encoding phosphopyruvate hydratase, with the protein MADIIHVIAREIMDSRGNPTVEAEVFLDDGARGVAGVPSGASTGVHEAHELRDGGDRYLGKGVLKAVENVNEVIADELAGFEADDQRLIDQAMIALDGTDNKSKLGANAILGVSIAAAKAAAESAGLPLYRYIGGPNAHVLPVPMMNIVNGGAHADSGVDVQEFMIAPIGFESFAEALRAGAEVYHSLKKVIKDKGLSTGLGDEGGFAPSVGSTKEALDLIVEAIKAAGFEPGKDVALALDVASSEFFEDGVYKFEGGEHTAEEMAKVYSELIAEYPIVSIEDPLQEDDWEGYTALTAAIGDKVQIVGDDFFVTNPKRLAEGIEKKAANALLVKVNQIGTLTETFDAVDLAHRNGYRCMMSHRSGETEDTTIADLAVALGCGQIKTGAPARSERVAKYNQLLRIEQELGDAAVYAGRSAFPRFQA; encoded by the coding sequence GTGGCTGACATCATTCACGTTATTGCCCGCGAGATCATGGATTCCCGCGGTAACCCGACCGTCGAGGCCGAGGTGTTCCTCGACGACGGTGCCCGCGGTGTCGCCGGCGTCCCCTCCGGTGCGTCCACCGGCGTTCACGAGGCCCACGAGCTGCGCGACGGTGGCGACCGCTACCTCGGCAAGGGCGTGCTCAAGGCCGTCGAGAACGTCAACGAGGTCATCGCCGACGAGCTCGCTGGCTTCGAGGCCGATGATCAGCGCCTCATCGACCAGGCCATGATCGCCCTCGACGGCACCGACAACAAGTCCAAGCTCGGCGCGAACGCCATCCTCGGCGTGTCCATCGCCGCTGCCAAGGCCGCCGCCGAGTCCGCTGGTCTGCCGCTGTACCGCTACATCGGTGGCCCGAACGCCCACGTCCTGCCGGTGCCGATGATGAACATCGTCAACGGTGGCGCCCACGCCGACTCCGGCGTTGACGTCCAGGAGTTCATGATCGCCCCGATCGGCTTCGAGTCCTTCGCTGAGGCCCTGCGCGCCGGCGCCGAGGTGTACCACTCCCTGAAGAAGGTCATCAAGGACAAGGGCCTGTCCACCGGCCTGGGCGACGAGGGCGGCTTCGCCCCGTCCGTCGGCTCCACCAAGGAAGCCCTCGACCTCATCGTTGAGGCCATCAAGGCCGCCGGCTTCGAGCCGGGCAAGGACGTGGCCCTGGCCCTCGACGTTGCTTCCTCCGAGTTCTTCGAGGACGGCGTCTACAAGTTCGAGGGCGGCGAGCACACCGCCGAGGAGATGGCCAAGGTCTACTCCGAGCTCATCGCCGAGTACCCGATCGTCTCCATCGAGGACCCGCTGCAGGAGGATGACTGGGAGGGCTACACCGCCCTGACCGCCGCCATCGGCGACAAGGTCCAGATCGTGGGCGACGACTTCTTCGTCACCAACCCGAAGCGTCTCGCCGAGGGCATCGAGAAGAAGGCCGCCAACGCCCTGCTGGTCAAGGTCAACCAGATCGGTACCCTCACCGAGACCTTCGACGCTGTGGACCTCGCTCACCGCAACGGCTACCGCTGCATGATGTCTCACCGCTCCGGCGAGACCGAGGACACCACCATTGCCGATCTCGCCGTCGCCCTCGGCTGCGGCCAGATCAAGACCGGTGCCCCGGCCCGCTCCGAGCGCGTCGCGAAGTACAACCAGCTGCTGCGCATCGAGCAGGAGCTAGGCGACGCCGCCGTCTACGCCGGCCGTTCCGCCTTCCCGCGCTTCCAGGCCTAA